A single genomic interval of Lathyrus oleraceus cultivar Zhongwan6 chromosome 7, CAAS_Psat_ZW6_1.0, whole genome shotgun sequence harbors:
- the LOC127107076 gene encoding phospholipase A1-IIgamma, which produces MGSIARTWRELSGQSKWKSLLDPLNIDLRRYVLHYGQLAQATYDAFNFEKLSKYAGNCLYSKRDFFSKVHLEIDNPFKYSVTKYIYATSKAGDSESFLLRSFSKDAWSMESNWIGYVAVATDEGKIALGRRDIVVAWRGTIQGSEWVSNFHLDLDPAPLIFGTESRAQLHNGFYSLYTSENLTLQSARNQVLSEITRLVELYKDEEISITITGHSLGAALATINAVDIVANKFNIPKDQPQKACPVTAFPFASPRVGNSSFAKIFSDFKDLRALVIRNETDVVPKSLLLVYYAVGEELLIDTRKSKFLKSGVSAHNMEVYLHGVAGTQGSKGGFNLEVNRDIALVNKSNDGLKDEYDIPINWRVVENKGMVQQSDGSWKLMEEHNDDILAIRA; this is translated from the exons ATGGGTAGCATAGCAAGAACATGGAGAGAACTTAGTGGGCAAAGTAAGTGGAAAAGTCTATTAGATCCATTAAACATTGACCTTCGTAGGTATGTCTTACACTATGGACAATTAGCTCAAGCTACATATGATGCTTTCAACTTTGAAAAGTTATCTAAGTATGCTGGTAATTGTCTTTATTCTAAAAGGGATTTCTTTTCCAAGGTTCATTTGGAAATAGATAATCCTTTTAAGTATTCTGTCACAAAGTATATCTATGCAACATCCAAAGCAGGTGATAGTGAATCCTTTCTCTTGAGGTCATTTTCAAAGGATGCTTGGAGCATGGAGTCAAATTGGATAGGGTATGTTGCTGTTGCCACTGATGAAG GTAAAATAGCATTAGGGAGAAGGGACATAGTTGTTGCTTGGAGAGGAACGATTCAAGGTTCAGAATGGGTTAGCAATTTCCATTTGGATTTGGATCCTGCTCCACTAATATTTGGCACTGAATCTCGTGCACAATTACACAATGGTTTTTACTCCCTTTATACTTCAGAAAATCTCACTTTACAAAGTGCCAGAAATCAG gttCTAAGCGAGATTACAAGACTTGTGGAGCTATATAAAGATGAAGAAATTAGCATAACGATAACCGGACACAGCTTAGGTGCTGCACTTGCAACCATAAATGCTGTAGACATAGTTGCTAACAAATTCAACATCCCTAAAGATCAACCTCAAAAAGCATGTCCAGTTACAGCCTTTCCGTTTGCTTCACCTCGTGTTGGAAACTCAAGCTTTGCAAAGATTTTCTCTGACTTCAAAGATTTGAGAGCATTGGTCATTCGAAATGAAACGGATGTTGTTCCGAAAAGTCTCTTACTTGTCTATTATGCAGTGGGAGAAGAGTTGTTGATCGATACAAGAAAATCTAAGTTCTTGAAAAGTGGGGTTAGTGCACATAACATGGAGGTTTATTTGCATGGAGTTGCGGGAACACAAGGGAGTAAAGGAGGGTTTAATTTGGAGGTGAATCGTGATATTGCACTTGTTAACAAAAGTAACGATGGCTTAAAAGATGAATATGATATTCCTATAAATTGGAGGGTAGTTGAGAATAAGGGTATGGTTCAACAATCTGATGGGAGTTGGAAGCTTATGGAAGAGCATAATGATGATATTCTTGCCATTCGTGCTTAA